The genomic DNA TTGGTTTTGGCATTGGCCATGGCGAACAAGCCAGGGCGGTGGGGAAAATTGCCGATGGCGTGATTGTGGGCAGCGCCCTGGTGAAACGTGCCGGCGAGTCTGTGGACAGGGTGCGGGAGTTGGCGGTGGAGTTGCATTCTGCGCTGGTATAGCTGTATTGACCCCTATCTCAATTTTCCAGGAGTCGTTCCTCATAAATCCGGCGGATAGTTGCCTCAATATCCGGCTCTCGCACCGAAAGGTCGCGGATACGATACCGGGCTGACAGGTTTCCGATCAGGGCCGATGCGGTTATGGCGCCTCGCTCAAACTGGTAGGTTACTCGCGGTCCATCTTGCTGTACAATCTCTGCCCCGGCAATGCCCACCTCTGGATAGGCTTCGGCAAAATCCACCACCAGTTCGCGTTTGCCGCCAAAGCGATCCTGTAACGTGGCCAGTTGGCCGTCAAACAGCAGTTTGCCCCGGTCAATGATCATCACCCGGTCGCACAACTTTTCTACATCCGCCAGGTCGTGTGTGGTCAAAATAATGGTCGTATGGCGCTGCCGGTTGATGTGTTGAATGAATTGGCGGATGCGTTCTTTGGCCACCACGTCCAGCCCAATTGTCGGTTCGTCCAGAAACAGCAGGGGGGGATTGTGCAGCAGCGCTGCGCAGATGTCGGCCCGCATGCGCTGGCCCAGGGAAAGGGCGCGAACCGGGGTATGGAG from Anaerolineae bacterium includes the following:
- a CDS encoding ATP-binding cassette domain-containing protein, translated to MSIISVTNLQKHFKVFKHRRGFWGALRNLTIREAEIVRAVDGINFDIQPGELVGYLGPNGAGKSTTIKMLAGLLVPSGGELRVNGYVPWQDRQRYVAQIGAVFGQRTTLWWDLPVIESLDLLQHIYKIPPDRFRQNLDEFRTLLNLDSFLHTPVRALSLGQRMRADICAALLHNPPLLFLDEPTIGLDVVAKERIRQFIQHINRQRHTTIILTTHDLADVEKLCDRVMIIDRGKLLFDGQLATLQDRFGGKRELVVDFAEAYPEVGIAGAEIVQQDGPRVTYQFERGAITASALIGNLSARYRIRDLSVREPDIEATIRRIYEERLLEN